DNA from Evansella sp. LMS18:
GGAACTAATAGAACATCGTAATCTTCTATATTTATCTGATCAAAGCTGTAATCTGAAACAACTGGCACACCGTTTTTCCCTTTATAGACAGCTCCTGCCTCTTTCCCTGCAATATGGGCAATCGCCCCTTCTTCCTGGAGCCGATAATGAGGATAAATCAGCTCTGAGTCTTCAAATTCATGGTCAACGACTGTTAATACTTTTTTGTCCGACAGTTTCATTCTTTCACCCTTTCGAAATTATGTACAACAGGACTCATGAACTTCCCAGAATCCTGTTCAGTATTTATTCCCTTTTGTTCTGTTTTCCAATCATATTCATGCACCTTACCTGTTGCCGGCCCACTCTTCTTTAAACTGGTGAAGAAATGCTTCTAAATATTCGTGCCTTTCTTCCGCAAGCTCCCTGCCTGTTTTTGTTTTCATTAAGTCTCTGAGCTTTAGCAGCTTTTCATAGAAATGGTTCACGGCAGTGGACCGCCCTTGCCTGTATTCCTCTTTAGTCATCTGCTCCCTCGGTCTTTCTTCCGGGAGATGCATCGGATCTCCTTTTGCTCCCGCATACATAAATGTCCTTGCAATGCCTACAGCACCAAGGGCGTCAAGACGGTCTGCGTCCTGAACAATCTTCCCTTCTGTTGATACTGGGTCCTCGTTATTCCCGCCTTTAAAGGAAACAGTGCGGATGACTTCCAGAACAGTTTCCTTC
Protein-coding regions in this window:
- a CDS encoding HD domain-containing protein, with the translated sequence MKQTVIRNGENWVKTIFAEDSTGHDWYHTDRVRKNAVHIAQKEGGDIFICELAALLHDAADDKFNESEAAGIEKVSSWLDSQEITSEEKETVLEVIRTVSFKGGNNEDPVSTEGKIVQDADRLDALGAVGIARTFMYAGAKGDPMHLPEERPREQMTKEEYRQGRSTAVNHFYEKLLKLRDLMKTKTGRELAEERHEYLEAFLHQFKEEWAGNR